The following proteins are encoded in a genomic region of Flammeovirga pectinis:
- a CDS encoding RagB/SusD family nutrient uptake outer membrane protein has translation MLRNKLIAALAVGALFSSTSCTNLDEKLYSSVTDEYFQDPENLPSAVAPVYASLRGFYHHENYWGFSQVCSDETLVPTRGGDWYDGGKWLQLNAHTWNENHPHLPGLWNTPYTGIARANGLIESLTGFEQTEEIAQTTSEVRFLRAFYYFSLMDMFGNVPLVLTTKHNGDTPASTRPEVTQFIIDELEEIKDSLSDSPSYGRIGQGAAYALLAKIYLNAGVYLQDGTKVIDPSEAQLNKVIEYSQKVEGMGYAVYSEYLETFKLGNEESNTDYIFSITYTADDPLGNHGNSWGVHYLTHKVKGVEWGVPSKWNGFSMMTDRYESFDAQDNRRDQFYTEFETEAGDIIQHEHELPLFDANKTQGVRLMKWEPDLGSIGVTWGGWSGNDFPLIRYADVLLMHAEALGRKGDHAGALAMVNKLRTEGNRFDSSSPIANATDHYNQLLSDGKVSSSIDFILLERGWELCWEGVRRQDLIRHGKYLEVWQNKQMENDADAFELRTDADGNEYTFWLPSKGKVSDGTHRLLFPIPPTQVAANPNLNQNAGY, from the coding sequence ATGCTAAGAAATAAATTAATAGCTGCATTGGCTGTAGGTGCTTTATTTTCATCTACATCATGTACAAATTTAGACGAAAAATTATACAGCTCTGTAACAGACGAGTACTTTCAAGATCCTGAAAACTTGCCCTCTGCAGTTGCTCCCGTTTATGCATCACTTAGAGGATTTTATCACCATGAAAACTATTGGGGATTTTCTCAAGTATGTTCTGACGAAACTTTAGTACCTACTAGAGGCGGTGACTGGTATGACGGTGGAAAGTGGCTGCAGTTAAACGCACATACTTGGAACGAAAACCACCCTCATTTACCTGGTTTATGGAATACTCCTTATACGGGTATAGCAAGAGCTAATGGTTTGATTGAATCATTAACTGGTTTTGAACAAACGGAAGAAATTGCTCAAACTACAAGCGAGGTTCGCTTTTTAAGAGCTTTCTACTATTTTTCATTAATGGATATGTTTGGTAATGTGCCGTTGGTACTTACTACTAAACATAATGGAGATACTCCTGCAAGTACTCGCCCAGAAGTAACACAATTTATTATTGATGAGTTAGAAGAAATTAAGGATAGCCTTTCTGATTCTCCAAGTTATGGACGTATTGGTCAGGGTGCTGCTTATGCTCTTCTTGCTAAGATTTACTTAAACGCAGGCGTGTATTTACAAGATGGTACAAAAGTAATTGATCCATCAGAAGCACAACTCAATAAAGTAATTGAGTATAGCCAAAAAGTAGAAGGAATGGGTTATGCTGTCTATTCAGAGTACTTAGAAACTTTTAAATTGGGCAACGAAGAAAGTAATACAGATTATATTTTCTCTATTACATATACTGCAGACGATCCTCTTGGAAACCACGGTAATAGTTGGGGAGTACATTATTTAACACACAAAGTAAAAGGTGTTGAATGGGGAGTTCCTTCAAAATGGAATGGCTTTTCTATGATGACTGATCGTTATGAATCTTTTGATGCTCAAGACAATAGACGTGATCAATTCTATACAGAATTTGAGACAGAAGCAGGTGATATAATTCAGCATGAGCACGAATTACCACTCTTTGATGCCAATAAAACACAAGGTGTCCGATTAATGAAATGGGAGCCTGATTTAGGTTCAATTGGTGTTACTTGGGGCGGATGGTCTGGAAATGACTTCCCATTAATTCGTTATGCTGACGTTTTATTAATGCACGCAGAAGCTCTTGGTAGAAAAGGAGACCACGCTGGTGCTTTAGCAATGGTAAATAAATTAAGAACAGAAGGAAATCGTTTTGATAGCTCGTCTCCAATTGCTAATGCAACAGATCATTATAATCAATTATTAAGTGATGGAAAAGTAAGCTCTTCTATCGATTTTATATTGCTTGAACGTGGATGGGAATTATGCTGGGAAGGTGTACGTAGACAAGACCTTATCAGACATGGAAAATATCTTGAAGTTTGGCAAAATAAACAAATGGAAAATGATGCCGATGCATTTGAATTGAGAACAGATGCAGATGGTAATGAATATACTTTCTGGTTACCAAGTAAAGGTAAAGTAAGTGATGGAACACATAGGTTATTATTTCCTATACCTCCTACTCAAGTTGCTGCAAACCCTAACTTAAATCAGAATGCAGGTTACTAA
- a CDS encoding endonuclease/exonuclease/phosphatase family protein — translation MTNFKWSILLIIPFLFINCTKQEELSLRVLQFNIWQEGTIVPNGYVAILDEIIHTNADVIALSEVRNYEQKSLAKRLVEDLKERGFTFYSDSSQDSGILSKYPILNQEAFYPVVDDRGSVTKAIIKVGQKEIAFYSAHLDYRNCAIYLPRGYDGSTWKHLDKPVTDINLLLADNLKSKRIEAIVLQMLR, via the coding sequence ATGACAAATTTTAAGTGGTCAATTCTATTGATTATTCCTTTTTTATTCATCAATTGTACAAAGCAAGAGGAGCTATCTTTACGTGTACTTCAGTTTAATATTTGGCAGGAAGGAACAATAGTACCCAATGGATATGTGGCAATTTTGGACGAAATTATTCATACTAATGCAGATGTTATTGCACTTAGTGAGGTCAGAAACTATGAGCAAAAATCTTTAGCAAAACGCTTAGTAGAAGATCTAAAAGAGAGAGGGTTTACTTTTTATTCTGATAGTAGTCAGGATTCCGGTATCCTTTCAAAATATCCAATTCTTAATCAGGAGGCTTTTTATCCTGTAGTTGATGATCGAGGATCAGTAACTAAAGCAATAATAAAAGTTGGGCAAAAAGAAATTGCCTTTTATTCTGCTCATTTGGATTATAGAAACTGTGCAATATATTTACCTAGAGGGTACGATGGGAGTACTTGGAAGCATTTAGATAAACCCGTTACAGATATTAATTTGTTACTAGCCGATAACTTAAAGTCTAAACGTATAGAGGCAATCGTATTGCAGATGCTAAGATAG
- a CDS encoding exonuclease/endonuclease/phosphatase family protein — protein sequence MLEEDNFIDAYREIYPNPITHPGFTFPCYNADLSVERVVWAPESDERDRIDFIFYKPSASISLKDIFIVGPKQSVAYSKVIDETSKDVFQEPKGVWPTDHKAVLGEFIIKL from the coding sequence ATGTTAGAAGAAGATAACTTTATTGATGCTTATCGTGAAATATATCCAAATCCAATAACACATCCTGGGTTTACTTTTCCTTGTTATAATGCTGATTTATCTGTAGAGAGAGTTGTATGGGCTCCAGAATCGGATGAAAGAGATCGAATTGATTTTATTTTCTATAAACCAAGTGCATCAATTTCTTTAAAAGATATTTTTATAGTTGGTCCTAAACAGTCAGTAGCTTACAGCAAAGTAATTGATGAAACCTCTAAAGATGTATTTCAAGAACCAAAAGGAGTATGGCCTACAGATCATAAAGCGGTTTTAGGAGAGTTTATAATAAAGTTATAA